From the genome of Fibrobacter sp., one region includes:
- the ispG gene encoding (E)-4-hydroxy-3-methylbut-2-enyl-diphosphate synthase: protein MTKFSEFPYIADRFNAVRRETVQVRVGEALIGGGAPILVQSMTTTKPKDVEKTVAETLALAKVGCGLVRITAPTFADAAALEEVMKQVRAAGCTVPVSADIHFQPKAAFEALKWVEKVRINPGNFVDTGILTLDQQTDKLFDEGKEKVAEAFTPFVQEAKRLGRAIRIGVNHGSLAARMIYRYGDTVEGMVESAMEYLAVCEAEHFDQVVLSLKSSNPRVAIAAYRMLAARIKQEGFKPYPFHVGVTEAGAGADGRLKSAAGIGALLLDGLADTIRVSLTEDPVAEVPVAQELIKACALPAVPTAYSVPVLEKDPYHYERRATTPVAVSGVEIGGNSPVKVGVKADAIALTGERRNAEFALPSLDAAPVVQFKDAMDIAGFAANPASVPADSVFCYTGAEMVSGVRALAAALESAKRQDPILLYAKIGDSEKETLRVSADIGSLVTDGLGDAVVIDGYKGAKESVLLAFDILQAAYCRRSKTNFISCPSCGRTLYDIQQVMGKIKARFGHLSDISIGIMGCIVNGPGEMADADFGYVGGGPGRITLFEGKTAVKKNIPEEDAIEELVNLIKERGRWHE from the coding sequence ATGACCAAGTTTAGCGAATTCCCGTATATTGCCGACCGCTTCAATGCCGTCCGCAGGGAAACTGTACAAGTCCGCGTTGGCGAGGCTTTGATAGGGGGGGGCGCCCCCATTTTAGTTCAGTCCATGACCACCACCAAGCCGAAGGACGTCGAGAAGACGGTGGCCGAGACTCTGGCGCTCGCCAAGGTGGGTTGTGGCCTGGTTCGCATTACCGCTCCCACATTTGCAGATGCAGCCGCTCTTGAAGAAGTGATGAAACAGGTACGTGCCGCCGGTTGCACGGTGCCGGTTTCTGCCGACATCCACTTCCAGCCGAAGGCCGCGTTCGAGGCGCTCAAGTGGGTCGAGAAGGTCCGCATCAATCCGGGTAATTTTGTCGACACGGGCATTTTGACGCTGGACCAGCAGACGGACAAATTGTTTGACGAGGGCAAGGAAAAGGTGGCCGAAGCCTTTACGCCGTTCGTGCAAGAGGCCAAGCGCCTGGGCCGGGCCATCCGCATCGGTGTGAACCACGGTTCGCTTGCAGCCCGTATGATTTACCGCTACGGCGACACGGTGGAAGGCATGGTGGAAAGCGCCATGGAATACCTGGCCGTGTGCGAAGCCGAACATTTTGACCAGGTCGTTTTGAGCCTCAAGAGCAGCAACCCGCGGGTGGCGATTGCCGCCTACCGCATGCTCGCCGCCCGCATTAAGCAGGAAGGTTTCAAGCCGTACCCGTTCCACGTGGGCGTGACGGAAGCGGGCGCGGGTGCCGACGGACGACTCAAGTCGGCCGCGGGCATCGGCGCACTCCTGCTCGATGGCCTGGCAGATACGATACGCGTGTCCCTGACCGAAGATCCGGTGGCCGAAGTCCCGGTGGCGCAGGAACTCATCAAGGCCTGCGCTTTGCCTGCCGTTCCGACGGCTTACAGTGTGCCGGTTCTCGAAAAAGACCCGTATCATTATGAACGCAGGGCGACGACGCCTGTCGCTGTTTCCGGCGTGGAAATCGGTGGCAACAGCCCGGTGAAGGTCGGCGTGAAGGCCGACGCGATTGCACTTACCGGCGAACGCCGCAACGCTGAATTCGCTCTCCCGAGCCTGGATGCAGCCCCCGTGGTGCAGTTCAAGGACGCCATGGATATCGCGGGGTTCGCCGCGAATCCGGCGAGCGTGCCCGCAGATTCCGTATTCTGCTACACCGGCGCCGAGATGGTTTCGGGCGTGCGCGCTTTGGCAGCGGCTCTGGAGTCGGCCAAGCGCCAAGACCCGATTTTGCTTTACGCCAAAATTGGTGACTCCGAAAAGGAAACGCTCCGCGTGTCCGCCGATATCGGAAGCCTCGTCACCGACGGTCTTGGCGATGCCGTCGTGATTGACGGCTACAAGGGCGCGAAGGAAAGCGTGCTCCTTGCATTCGATATTCTGCAGGCCGCCTACTGCCGCCGCAGCAAGACGAACTTTATCAGCTGCCCGAGCTGCGGCCGCACCCTCTACGACATCCAGCAGGTGATGGGCAAGATCAAGGCCCGCTTCGGTCACCTCTCCGACATTTCCATCGGCATCATGGGTTGCATCGTGAACGGCCCGGGCGAAATGGCTGACGCCGACTTCGGTTACGTGGGCGGTGGCCCCGGCCGCATTACCTTGTTCGAAGGCAAGACGGCTGTGAAGAAGAACATCCCCGAAGAGGACGCCATCGAGGAACTCGTGAATTTGATAAAAGAGAGAGGCAGGTGGCATGAGTAA
- the metK gene encoding methionine adenosyltransferase, translating into MAHYLFTSESVSKGHPDKVCDQISDAILDACLAQDPKSRVACETLVNTGLVVISGEITTKAVVDFQEVARNTIKNIGYVNPDLQFDYKGCSVLVALDKQSPDIAQGVNAKAAEGKKDDKQGAGDQGMMFGYAVNETKELMPLPISLAHKLMEEIQNLRETGKIKWLRPDAKSQVTVEYDENDKPVRVDTVVISTQHDEFVNGKELKHSVIEKEIIEKLIKKVIPSKLLDKKTRYLVNPTGKFVVGGPHGDCGLTGRKIIVDTYGGMGRHGGGAFSGKDPSKVDRSAAYAARYVAKNIVAAGLAYRCEVQLAYAIGYSKPVSVLVNTFGTGKIDDRKIEEIVAKVFDLSPAGIEKMLDLRKPGYVATAALGHFGRTGARFTWEKTDKAAALKKAAKV; encoded by the coding sequence ATGGCACATTATCTTTTTACCTCTGAATCCGTGTCCAAAGGACACCCGGACAAAGTTTGCGACCAAATTTCGGACGCCATCCTGGACGCCTGCCTCGCGCAGGATCCCAAAAGCCGCGTAGCCTGCGAAACACTGGTAAACACAGGACTCGTCGTGATTTCCGGCGAAATTACCACCAAGGCCGTTGTCGATTTTCAGGAAGTCGCCCGCAACACCATCAAGAACATCGGCTACGTGAACCCGGATTTGCAGTTCGACTACAAGGGTTGCTCCGTCCTGGTCGCCCTAGACAAGCAGTCCCCAGACATTGCCCAGGGCGTTAACGCCAAAGCCGCCGAAGGCAAGAAAGACGACAAGCAGGGTGCCGGCGACCAGGGTATGATGTTCGGCTACGCCGTGAACGAAACCAAGGAGCTGATGCCGCTCCCGATTAGCCTCGCCCACAAACTCATGGAAGAAATTCAGAACCTCCGCGAAACAGGCAAAATCAAGTGGCTGCGTCCGGACGCCAAGTCCCAGGTGACTGTCGAATATGACGAGAATGACAAGCCGGTCCGCGTGGACACCGTCGTGATTTCTACCCAGCACGACGAATTCGTGAACGGCAAAGAACTGAAGCATTCCGTAATCGAAAAGGAAATCATCGAAAAGCTCATCAAGAAGGTGATTCCTTCCAAGCTTTTGGACAAAAAGACCCGTTACCTGGTGAACCCGACCGGCAAGTTCGTTGTGGGCGGCCCCCACGGTGACTGCGGCCTCACTGGCCGTAAGATTATCGTGGACACCTATGGCGGCATGGGTCGTCATGGTGGTGGAGCCTTCAGCGGCAAGGACCCGAGTAAGGTTGACCGCAGCGCCGCCTACGCCGCACGCTATGTGGCCAAGAACATCGTGGCCGCCGGCCTCGCCTACCGCTGCGAAGTCCAGTTGGCCTACGCCATCGGCTACAGCAAGCCCGTGTCCGTGCTGGTGAACACCTTCGGCACCGGCAAGATCGACGACCGCAAGATCGAAGAAATTGTCGCCAAGGTATTCGACCTCTCGCCCGCCGGTATCGAGAAGATGCTGGACCTGCGCAAGCCGGGTTACGTGGCTACCGCCGCCCTCGGCCATTTTGGCCGCACGGGTGCACGCTTCACCTGGGAAAAGACCGACAAGGCTGCAGCGTTGAAAAAGGCCGCGAAGGTGTAA
- the ruvB gene encoding Holliday junction branch migration DNA helicase RuvB, with the protein MEDKRVISPGKNSMDESEMEQTLRPLSLEQFTGQASIKESLSIAIEAAKHRGDALDHCLFAGPPGLGKTTLAGIIAKEMGVNIHITSGPVLEKASDLAGLLTGLQENDVLFIDEIHRLNRTVEEYLYPAMEDFRLDIMLDSGPAARSVNLPLKHFTLVGATTRTGLLTGPLRDRFGLSYRLELYDEKDLMQILMRSSKILGIELTQDAAQILGGRCRGTPRIANRILRRCRDVAQVRGSGVIDLEAAERTLQMLGIDSEGLDPMDRKILSMMIDKFDGGPVGLGTIGAALGEETDTLEEVYEPYLIQKGLLSRTKQGRVATSNAYRLLHKSMPSHKASEQMELPL; encoded by the coding sequence ATGGAAGATAAACGCGTCATTTCTCCCGGCAAAAACTCTATGGACGAATCCGAAATGGAGCAGACCCTCCGGCCGCTCAGTCTGGAGCAGTTTACGGGCCAGGCCTCCATCAAGGAGAGCCTTTCTATCGCCATAGAGGCGGCCAAGCACCGGGGAGACGCCCTGGACCATTGCCTTTTTGCGGGGCCGCCTGGCCTCGGCAAGACGACGCTCGCGGGCATCATCGCCAAGGAGATGGGCGTGAACATCCACATCACCAGCGGGCCCGTGCTGGAAAAGGCCAGCGACCTGGCGGGGCTCCTTACGGGGCTTCAAGAAAACGACGTGCTGTTCATCGACGAGATTCACCGGCTGAACCGCACCGTCGAGGAATACCTCTACCCCGCCATGGAAGATTTCAGGCTGGACATCATGCTGGATTCCGGCCCGGCGGCCCGAAGCGTGAACCTGCCCCTCAAGCATTTTACACTGGTGGGCGCCACCACACGCACGGGCCTGTTGACCGGCCCCCTGCGCGACCGCTTCGGATTGTCCTACCGGTTGGAACTCTACGACGAAAAGGACCTGATGCAAATCCTGATGCGCAGTTCCAAGATTCTCGGGATTGAACTGACCCAAGACGCCGCCCAGATTCTGGGCGGGCGCTGCCGCGGCACTCCCCGCATCGCGAACCGCATCTTGCGCCGTTGCCGTGACGTGGCACAGGTCCGCGGTTCAGGCGTTATCGACCTGGAGGCGGCGGAACGCACACTGCAGATGTTGGGCATCGACAGCGAAGGCCTAGACCCCATGGACCGGAAAATCCTCTCCATGATGATTGACAAGTTCGACGGGGGCCCAGTAGGCCTGGGTACCATCGGGGCGGCCCTGGGCGAAGAGACCGACACCCTGGAAGAAGTTTACGAGCCCTACCTGATCCAGAAGGGGCTGCTTTCCCGCACAAAGCAGGGGCGCGTCGCTACCAGCAACGCCTACAGGCTACTCCACAAGAGCATGCCCAGCCACAAAGCCTCCGAGCAGATGGAACTGCCGCTGTAA
- a CDS encoding ABC transporter permease subunit, which produces MRSYILRRLLLMVPTLIGISLVCFILIQLLPGGPVEEMISRAQQAAAMKGGVDASKALSPDQIAQIQAYFGFDQPAWKRYLTWLWNVLHLDLGASYTYGLPVWDVIVSRFPISLFFGITSFFLSYLICIPLGLWKAVHHGSKLDSLSSGLIFSGYVMPGYALGILLIIFLAGGSYLDIFPLGGLTSDDFEDFSFFGKIVDLGHHLILPIFCYMISEFAFLTFLMKNSALEELGKDYMRTALAKGMSFKQALVRHALRNALIPIATRLSEICTLMFAGALLIEKVFDIDGMGLLYYNSMVNRDYNVVMGIIFLSSLMAMVGRLFSDILYTLVDPRIKFS; this is translated from the coding sequence ATGCGGTCCTACATCCTCCGACGCCTGCTTTTGATGGTCCCGACCCTCATCGGGATTTCGCTGGTGTGCTTTATACTCATCCAGCTGTTGCCGGGCGGTCCTGTAGAGGAGATGATTTCCAGGGCCCAGCAGGCCGCCGCCATGAAAGGCGGGGTAGATGCGTCCAAGGCCCTGTCGCCAGACCAGATAGCCCAAATCCAGGCCTACTTTGGGTTTGACCAGCCCGCCTGGAAGCGTTACCTGACCTGGCTCTGGAACGTGCTGCACCTGGACTTGGGCGCAAGCTACACCTACGGCCTCCCGGTATGGGACGTCATCGTGAGCCGTTTCCCCATATCCCTGTTTTTCGGAATCACTTCGTTCTTCTTGAGTTACCTGATTTGCATTCCCCTTGGCCTCTGGAAGGCGGTGCATCACGGGAGCAAGCTGGACTCCCTCAGCTCGGGCCTGATATTCTCGGGCTATGTGATGCCGGGTTATGCCCTGGGCATCCTCCTGATTATTTTCCTTGCGGGCGGGTCCTACCTGGATATCTTTCCGCTTGGGGGCCTGACCAGCGACGACTTCGAGGATTTCTCCTTTTTCGGGAAAATCGTGGACCTGGGGCATCACCTGATTTTACCGATTTTCTGCTACATGATTAGCGAGTTCGCCTTCCTCACCTTCCTCATGAAGAACTCCGCCCTGGAGGAACTGGGCAAGGACTACATGCGCACAGCCCTTGCAAAAGGCATGAGTTTCAAGCAGGCCCTGGTGCGTCATGCGCTCCGCAATGCGCTTATTCCCATTGCTACCCGCCTTTCCGAAATCTGCACCCTCATGTTTGCGGGAGCTCTCCTTATCGAGAAAGTCTTCGACATCGACGGCATGGGCCTTTTGTACTACAACTCCATGGTGAACCGGGACTACAACGTGGTCATGGGCATCATCTTCCTCAGCAGCCTCATGGCCATGGTGGGTCGCCTCTTCAGCGATATACTCTATACGCTGGTGGATCCGAGAATCAAGTTCTCGTAA
- the dapB gene encoding dihydrodipicolinate reductase — protein sequence MSVQVMVNGIPGNMGRIVAETCVARGLELVPYSLTGEIIVENEAEVAGKTVQLLKPSNREERIGEVLAKYPKMICIDYTHPTAVNDNAAFYVKHKIPFVMGTTGGDREALAKLVADANHPSVIAPNMAKQIVAFQMMIEFLAKEFPTAFSGYKLSVVESHQKTKADTSGTAKAVVGDFQKMGFDFSVDDIEKVRNEKEQVERMHVPEEYLGGHAFHTYSLDSADGTVHFEFQHNVCGRKIYAEGTVDAVNFLACHLANGTAKPFNMMDVLRSGKMR from the coding sequence ATGTCTGTACAAGTAATGGTAAATGGAATTCCGGGCAACATGGGCCGTATCGTGGCCGAAACCTGCGTGGCCCGCGGCTTGGAACTGGTCCCGTATTCCCTGACGGGCGAAATCATCGTGGAAAACGAGGCCGAAGTGGCCGGCAAGACCGTCCAGCTCCTTAAGCCCAGCAACCGCGAAGAACGCATTGGCGAGGTGCTGGCCAAGTACCCGAAAATGATTTGCATCGACTATACCCACCCCACGGCGGTAAACGACAACGCCGCCTTCTACGTGAAGCACAAGATTCCCTTTGTGATGGGCACTACCGGTGGCGACCGCGAAGCCCTGGCAAAGCTTGTGGCCGACGCCAACCACCCCAGCGTCATTGCTCCCAACATGGCCAAGCAGATTGTGGCTTTCCAGATGATGATTGAATTTTTGGCCAAGGAATTCCCCACGGCATTCAGCGGATACAAACTTTCCGTTGTCGAAAGCCACCAGAAGACCAAGGCGGACACCAGCGGCACGGCCAAGGCCGTGGTGGGGGACTTCCAGAAGATGGGATTCGACTTCTCTGTAGACGACATCGAGAAGGTCCGTAACGAAAAGGAACAGGTGGAACGGATGCATGTACCCGAGGAATACCTGGGCGGTCACGCCTTCCACACCTATAGCCTGGACAGCGCCGACGGCACCGTGCATTTCGAGTTCCAGCACAACGTTTGCGGCCGCAAGATTTACGCCGAAGGCACTGTAGATGCGGTGAACTTCCTCGCATGCCACCTCGCAAACGGAACCGCCAAACCCTTCAACATGATGGACGTTTTGCGTTCTGGAAAAATGCGTTAA
- the mutS gene encoding DNA mismatch repair protein MutS, whose amino-acid sequence MAATPLMQQYYEIKKQNPGCILFFRMGDFFELFEEDAVIASKILGLTLTSRNNGAAGETPLCGFPHHAADRYVPKMVAAGYRIAICEQVEDPKLAKGIVKRDVVEIISAGTAMDETNLNAKEANYLCAYMPAESGDESVFAFADVTTGYLAVSRSSVQAFECEFCRRMPKEVVVAEGCEIPSGVMDIIRSENILITEIPAFLFGAEHGRDVLFSHFKVESLVGLGLDGRDRETAVTGALLQYLMDQKKSELSHFTGLEILNLDDYMTLDPSTLRNLELVRPLNADDYSSTLCSVLDFTVTAMGGRVLKDWVSHPLISVEKIKAREEAVSELVGNPMALDELKESLTSILDMERLMGRVGSGRANARDLAGMGRSLCQASKVARVLSELHSPLFEQFRQVLELARGRGEELLQNFNDDLPLTVREGGMIREGANVELDAMNADIKDKRQWIASLESRERERLEIPSLKVGYNRVFGYYIEITRAQMAKATKPIPDEYIRKQTTVNAERYITPEMKECESVISNAEVNIHELEYRIFCQLRDRVNSWRSELQEIADAIARVDTLYSFARAARKYNYVCPEVYTGTGIEIRGGFHPVIVAVNPDLDFIPNDVELSPEATRLMLITGPNMAGKSTYLRQTGLIVLMAQMGCFVPAESARIGVVDRIFTRVGASDRLSRGLSTFMVEMIETANILRNATPHSLVLLDEIGRGTSTFDGLSIAWSIVETLHSEPSRMALTLFATHYHELTGLVDSLEHAGNYQVAVQEKGDKLILLHKILAGACDSSYGIHVAEMAGLPSTVVRRARKILLRLEKQKIDPSDEAIHKKIKDRPQMDLFAAPDESLTLLKQEICRLRPEEMTPLQALQRLTELKENYGK is encoded by the coding sequence ATGGCCGCTACGCCCTTGATGCAGCAGTACTACGAAATCAAGAAACAGAATCCGGGCTGCATACTTTTCTTTAGAATGGGAGACTTCTTCGAACTTTTCGAAGAAGATGCCGTTATCGCTTCCAAGATTTTGGGGCTTACCCTCACCAGCCGAAACAACGGGGCGGCGGGGGAGACACCCCTTTGCGGGTTTCCGCACCATGCGGCGGACCGCTACGTGCCCAAGATGGTGGCCGCAGGCTATCGTATAGCCATTTGCGAACAGGTAGAAGACCCCAAGCTTGCCAAGGGAATCGTGAAGCGGGACGTGGTGGAAATCATCAGCGCCGGAACCGCCATGGACGAGACCAACCTGAACGCCAAGGAGGCCAACTACCTCTGTGCCTACATGCCGGCGGAATCGGGAGACGAGTCGGTGTTCGCCTTTGCCGACGTGACCACGGGCTACCTTGCGGTAAGCAGGAGTTCGGTGCAGGCTTTCGAGTGCGAGTTCTGCCGCCGCATGCCCAAGGAAGTGGTGGTGGCCGAAGGTTGCGAAATCCCCTCGGGCGTCATGGACATTATCCGCTCCGAAAACATCTTGATTACGGAGATTCCCGCTTTTCTGTTCGGGGCGGAACACGGTCGGGACGTGCTGTTTTCACACTTCAAGGTGGAATCCTTGGTAGGCCTCGGCCTGGACGGTCGCGACCGTGAAACGGCGGTGACGGGCGCCCTCTTGCAGTATTTGATGGACCAGAAAAAGTCCGAGCTTTCCCACTTTACGGGTCTCGAGATTTTGAACCTGGACGACTACATGACCCTGGACCCCAGCACCCTCAGGAACCTGGAGCTGGTCCGCCCGCTGAACGCCGACGATTATTCCAGCACCTTGTGTTCCGTTCTGGACTTTACCGTTACCGCCATGGGCGGCCGCGTGCTGAAGGACTGGGTGAGTCACCCGCTGATTTCTGTGGAAAAAATCAAGGCCCGCGAAGAGGCCGTGTCCGAGCTGGTGGGGAACCCCATGGCCCTGGACGAACTGAAGGAATCCCTCACCTCCATTCTGGACATGGAACGCCTGATGGGCCGTGTGGGGAGTGGTCGCGCAAACGCTCGTGACCTGGCCGGTATGGGTCGCTCCCTGTGTCAGGCCTCAAAAGTTGCTCGCGTGCTTTCGGAGCTGCATTCCCCCTTGTTCGAACAGTTCCGTCAGGTGCTGGAACTGGCGAGAGGCAGGGGAGAGGAACTCCTGCAGAATTTCAACGACGACTTGCCCCTGACGGTTCGCGAAGGCGGCATGATTCGGGAAGGCGCCAACGTGGAGTTGGACGCCATGAACGCCGACATCAAGGATAAGCGCCAGTGGATTGCCTCCCTGGAAAGCCGCGAGCGGGAACGACTGGAAATACCCAGCCTCAAGGTGGGCTACAACAGGGTGTTCGGCTACTACATCGAGATTACAAGGGCCCAGATGGCCAAGGCCACCAAGCCCATTCCCGACGAATACATCCGCAAGCAGACTACCGTCAACGCCGAGCGCTACATCACTCCCGAGATGAAGGAGTGCGAGTCTGTCATCAGCAACGCCGAGGTGAACATCCACGAACTGGAGTACCGCATTTTCTGTCAGCTCAGGGACCGGGTGAACAGTTGGCGTAGCGAACTCCAGGAAATCGCCGACGCTATCGCCCGTGTGGATACGCTCTACAGTTTTGCCCGGGCCGCCCGCAAGTACAACTACGTGTGTCCGGAGGTCTATACCGGCACGGGTATCGAGATTCGGGGCGGTTTCCACCCCGTCATCGTGGCGGTGAATCCGGATTTGGACTTTATTCCCAACGACGTGGAACTTTCTCCCGAGGCCACCCGCCTGATGCTCATTACGGGCCCCAACATGGCGGGTAAATCCACTTACCTGCGGCAGACGGGACTGATTGTGCTGATGGCCCAGATGGGCTGTTTTGTGCCGGCGGAATCGGCCCGCATAGGCGTGGTGGACCGGATTTTCACCCGCGTGGGGGCCAGCGACCGCCTGAGCCGCGGGCTTTCTACCTTCATGGTGGAGATGATCGAGACCGCCAACATTCTGCGGAATGCCACGCCTCACAGCCTGGTGCTGCTGGACGAAATCGGCCGCGGAACCAGCACCTTCGACGGCCTTTCTATAGCCTGGTCCATCGTGGAGACTTTGCATAGCGAGCCTTCCCGTATGGCGCTGACGTTGTTTGCCACCCACTATCACGAACTCACCGGCCTTGTAGATTCCCTGGAACATGCAGGGAACTATCAGGTGGCGGTTCAGGAGAAAGGCGACAAGCTCATCCTCTTGCACAAGATTCTTGCCGGGGCTTGCGATTCCAGCTACGGTATTCACGTGGCGGAAATGGCGGGACTCCCCTCTACGGTGGTGCGCCGGGCCCGCAAGATTCTGCTCCGTCTCGAAAAGCAGAAGATCGACCCCAGTGACGAGGCGATTCACAAGAAAATCAAGGACAGGCCCCAGATGGACCTGTTCGCCGCCCCCGACGAGTCCCTGACGCTCTTGAAACAGGAAATCTGCCGCCTGCGTCCCGAAGAGATGACCCCCCTGCAGGCCCTGCAACGCCTCACGGAACTGAAGGAAAACTATGGGAAGTAG
- the scpB gene encoding SMC-Scp complex subunit ScpB: MSENVPNAEDAAEESAELPKVESREDLMRIIQALVFASPDIVTLKKLREILGDFLDARTVAEALIAANDSLNKIQSPFEIVEQAGGYRFRTRAKYYPWVRKLFPEANARRLSQAALETLAVIAYQQPITKAAIEQVRGVASVDGPIRNLLDKGFISLGARAETVGNPYTYVTTQEFMKYFGINRIPEDLPRLREFSELLEAGNLVPQYSIPESSPEEPKPPEEVPDQIELSMGET, translated from the coding sequence ATGAGTGAGAATGTACCGAATGCAGAAGATGCCGCCGAGGAATCGGCGGAACTTCCGAAAGTGGAAAGCCGCGAAGACCTGATGCGCATTATCCAGGCCCTGGTCTTTGCGTCTCCGGATATCGTGACCCTGAAAAAGTTGCGGGAAATCCTGGGGGATTTCTTGGATGCCCGTACCGTGGCCGAGGCCTTGATTGCTGCCAACGATTCCCTGAACAAGATACAGTCTCCTTTCGAAATTGTGGAACAGGCCGGCGGTTACCGATTTAGGACCCGTGCCAAGTATTACCCCTGGGTGCGCAAGTTGTTCCCGGAAGCCAACGCCCGCAGGCTTTCCCAGGCGGCCCTGGAAACATTGGCCGTAATTGCATACCAGCAACCCATCACCAAGGCCGCCATTGAACAGGTCAGGGGCGTGGCCTCTGTCGATGGGCCGATCCGTAACCTGCTGGACAAGGGATTTATTTCTCTGGGTGCCCGTGCGGAGACCGTGGGAAACCCCTATACCTACGTGACCACCCAGGAATTCATGAAGTATTTCGGGATTAATCGTATTCCCGAAGACCTGCCCCGCTTGCGGGAATTCAGCGAGCTTCTGGAGGCGGGCAATCTGGTGCCCCAGTATTCGATTCCTGAAAGTTCTCCGGAGGAGCCCAAGCCCCCCGAGGAAGTTCCGGACCAGATTGAGCTGTCCATGGGAGAGACCTGA
- the ccsA gene encoding cytochrome c biogenesis protein CcsA: protein MKRLSSGQFPHFLFLRPFPRFLFAPLLFVTLLPVALPSAWASERPELRSELRGSATAVVYQGEVRPFASFARDVLDNFSGKVSYRCKDGEADRCPRKMQATEVALGIIKNEPQSRDWKLFKVLRSDVSEALHLPPGERYVSYGQLQPARDLLELYASRDDGHAATLEMKRLYENVQLFETLGDSARVKELFTLAEPALAESGPTVRRVNLELAYYFVDPVLWAFVAAFVGFLLSLLNLNFKKTALDRAANGAGLVASVVLVLTLAVRFAVTGHPPMANLYEIILWVALLLESFEVVAFFRCRRRQFSLMVPIAFVAALLLFFARFVLETGDAFRALPAILNSSVFLTLHVFTIAMGFAGMILSGIVAHVALFRFRGREIPRDEPLVPLLYGTLVFGSVLTIVGTLLGGVWADFAWGRFWGFDPKECGALFVILWAMLGLHLRAGRLVTGRGFVLFNAFNVVVTFLCWFGINLLGVGLHSYGFQNGTFTWLLSFVLADCALILLLNFYFRKHE from the coding sequence GTGAAACGGCTCTCTTCGGGACAGTTCCCGCACTTTTTATTCCTGCGCCCATTCCCGCGCTTTTTGTTCGCGCCACTGCTCTTCGTGACGCTCCTGCCTGTGGCCTTGCCCTCGGCATGGGCTTCTGAACGGCCGGAGCTGCGGTCTGAATTGCGGGGCTCGGCGACGGCGGTGGTGTACCAGGGGGAGGTGCGGCCCTTCGCCTCTTTTGCACGAGATGTGCTGGACAACTTTTCGGGGAAGGTGTCCTACCGGTGCAAGGACGGCGAAGCTGACCGTTGCCCACGCAAGATGCAGGCTACCGAGGTGGCCTTGGGGATTATAAAAAATGAGCCCCAGAGTCGGGACTGGAAACTTTTCAAGGTCTTGCGGAGCGACGTTTCGGAGGCCTTGCATCTGCCGCCAGGCGAACGTTACGTGAGTTACGGCCAGCTGCAGCCCGCCCGGGACCTGCTGGAACTTTACGCCAGCCGAGATGACGGTCATGCCGCCACTCTGGAGATGAAACGGCTCTACGAAAACGTCCAGCTGTTCGAAACCCTGGGGGACAGCGCCCGGGTGAAGGAACTTTTCACCCTGGCAGAACCCGCCTTGGCCGAAAGCGGCCCTACGGTTCGGCGGGTCAACCTGGAACTGGCCTACTACTTTGTGGACCCTGTGCTGTGGGCCTTCGTGGCGGCATTTGTCGGGTTCTTGCTTTCCCTCTTGAACCTGAATTTCAAGAAGACGGCTCTGGACCGAGCCGCCAACGGGGCAGGCCTTGTGGCTTCGGTGGTTTTGGTCCTGACTCTTGCGGTGCGCTTTGCGGTGACGGGCCACCCGCCTATGGCGAATTTGTACGAAATTATCTTGTGGGTGGCCCTGCTGCTGGAGTCCTTTGAGGTGGTGGCGTTTTTCCGTTGCCGCCGTCGCCAGTTCTCCCTAATGGTGCCTATCGCCTTCGTGGCGGCCCTGCTGCTGTTCTTTGCGCGGTTCGTGCTGGAAACCGGCGATGCCTTCCGGGCGCTGCCCGCCATCTTGAATTCTTCGGTGTTCCTTACCCTCCACGTGTTTACCATCGCCATGGGATTTGCAGGCATGATTCTTTCGGGAATCGTGGCCCATGTGGCCCTGTTCCGTTTCCGTGGCAGGGAAATCCCCCGTGATGAGCCCCTCGTGCCGCTGCTCTACGGCACCCTGGTTTTCGGTTCGGTCCTGACCATCGTGGGCACTCTTTTGGGAGGCGTGTGGGCGGACTTTGCCTGGGGGCGTTTCTGGGGGTTCGACCCCAAGGAATGCGGGGCCCTCTTTGTAATCCTCTGGGCCATGCTGGGTTTGCACCTGCGGGCCGGGCGCTTGGTGACAGGCCGTGGCTTTGTGCTGTTCAACGCTTTCAACGTGGTGGTCACCTTCCTCTGTTGGTTCGGAATCAACCTCCTGGGCGTGGGGCTTCACAGTTACGGCTTCCAGAACGGCACATTTACCTGGCTCTTGAGCTTTGTTTTGGCGGACTGCGCCTTGATTCTCCTGTTAAATTTCTATTTTCGAAAACATGAGTGA